The following coding sequences are from one Frigoribacterium sp. Leaf415 window:
- the flgK gene encoding flagellar hook-associated protein FlgK produces MVSTFGSLNTAYRGLTAARTGLDVVGQNIANVNTEGYTRQRVTQSSIEAAARVGLFSSGVQPGQGVSVDGIARIGDRFADAQVRGAAGAAGYQGVRASVTAALESSLNEPSSTGIASQLTKFWSAWQDVSNDPSAAAPAAVLLGQANTIAQTLSTGYKAVDDQWTSQRQQLDGLASQLNSAATQVADLNVRIRTATQQGVSTNELVDARSALTEKIATLAGGTVRDNADGTVDVLVGGNALVSGDSARQVKVTGDYTLATASSGVSLEWTHRAGDPISLDGGSIAGSLSVLAPAAPGGTGGVLAEAAASYDALATQLAAQVNAVHSTGTTADGTTGHAFFGFTAGVSAARGLTVLPTGASTIASGNGTGGALDGSVARAVGQIGLSVGSPDRTWGSIVSTIGATARTEADRSTLTDLAATSAKGRQLSTAGVSLDEENVNLLTYQHAYQGAARVMTAIDEMLDTLINGMGRVGR; encoded by the coding sequence GTGGTGAGCACGTTCGGCAGCCTCAACACGGCCTACCGCGGGCTGACCGCGGCCCGGACCGGGCTCGACGTGGTCGGCCAGAACATCGCCAACGTCAACACCGAGGGCTACACGCGCCAACGGGTCACCCAGTCCTCGATCGAGGCCGCGGCCCGCGTGGGCCTGTTCTCGAGCGGCGTCCAGCCGGGACAGGGCGTGTCGGTCGACGGCATCGCCCGCATCGGCGACCGGTTCGCCGACGCGCAGGTGCGCGGCGCCGCCGGGGCCGCCGGCTACCAGGGCGTCCGCGCCTCGGTCACGGCCGCCCTCGAGTCCTCCCTGAACGAGCCGAGCAGCACCGGCATCGCCTCGCAGCTGACGAAGTTCTGGTCGGCCTGGCAGGACGTCTCGAACGACCCGTCCGCCGCCGCCCCCGCCGCCGTGCTGCTCGGCCAGGCGAACACGATCGCCCAGACCCTCTCGACCGGCTACAAGGCCGTCGACGACCAATGGACCTCGCAGCGTCAGCAGCTCGACGGTCTCGCCTCGCAGCTCAACTCGGCCGCGACCCAGGTCGCCGACCTCAACGTGCGCATCCGCACCGCGACCCAGCAGGGTGTCAGCACCAACGAACTGGTGGACGCGCGCTCGGCGCTGACCGAGAAGATCGCGACCCTCGCCGGAGGCACGGTGCGCGACAACGCGGACGGCACGGTCGACGTCCTGGTCGGCGGCAACGCCCTGGTGTCGGGCGACTCGGCCCGGCAGGTGAAGGTGACCGGCGACTACACCCTGGCCACCGCCTCCTCGGGGGTCTCGCTCGAATGGACCCACCGCGCCGGCGACCCCATCTCGCTCGACGGCGGCAGCATCGCCGGCTCGCTGTCGGTGCTGGCCCCGGCCGCTCCCGGCGGCACCGGCGGCGTGCTCGCCGAGGCCGCCGCGAGCTACGACGCCCTCGCGACCCAGCTCGCCGCCCAGGTCAACGCGGTGCACTCCACCGGGACGACGGCCGACGGCACCACGGGTCACGCCTTCTTCGGGTTCACCGCCGGGGTGTCCGCCGCCCGCGGCCTCACCGTGCTGCCGACCGGCGCCTCGACCATCGCCTCGGGCAACGGCACGGGCGGGGCCCTCGACGGATCGGTCGCCCGGGCCGTCGGCCAGATCGGCCTGTCGGTCGGTTCGCCCGACCGCACCTGGGGCTCGATCGTCAGCACGATCGGGGCGACGGCCCGCACCGAGGCCGACCGTTCGACCCTCACCGACCTCGCGGCGACGTCCGCCAAGGGTCGCCAGCTCTCGACCGCCGGGGTCAGCCTCGACGAGGAGAACGTCAACCTGCTCACCTATCAGCACGCCTACCAGGGCGCGGCCCGGGTCATGACCGCGATCGACGAGATGCTCGACACGTTGATCAACGGCATGGGACGGGTCGGGAGGTAA
- a CDS encoding sigma-70 family RNA polymerase sigma factor, whose translation MNRTERNAMVVENLPLVGYLVSEVCARATHLSRDDLASVGAVALVQAADAFDHTLGIPFGAYARTRIVGAFADDMRSGDWASRGTRKRIKETLAVQEALTATLGRAPSVDEIAGALGVDRQTAAGALTDAARTVSALDDTVADHLAADLPLPEENLLVSERSRYVAAAVEALPERMRLIVEGVYFGDRTVTEIADELGITHSAVSQQRTEAVRLLRDALESHYADDPDAEFTPVSKTAPARRSAYLSRVATNAAVGIARAMREPDAAAVSTAV comes from the coding sequence ATGAACCGCACCGAACGCAACGCCATGGTGGTGGAGAACCTGCCGTTGGTCGGTTACCTCGTCTCGGAGGTGTGCGCCCGCGCCACCCACCTGTCGCGTGACGACCTCGCCTCGGTCGGTGCCGTCGCCCTCGTCCAGGCCGCCGACGCCTTCGACCACACGCTCGGCATCCCGTTCGGCGCCTACGCCCGCACCCGAATCGTCGGCGCGTTCGCCGACGACATGCGCTCGGGCGACTGGGCCAGCCGTGGCACCCGCAAGCGCATCAAGGAGACCCTCGCCGTCCAGGAGGCGCTCACCGCGACCCTGGGACGCGCCCCGAGTGTCGACGAGATCGCCGGTGCCCTCGGCGTCGACCGCCAGACGGCGGCCGGTGCCCTGACCGACGCGGCCCGCACGGTCTCGGCCCTCGACGACACCGTCGCCGACCACCTCGCCGCCGACCTGCCGCTGCCCGAGGAGAACCTGCTCGTGTCGGAGCGCAGCCGCTACGTCGCCGCCGCCGTCGAGGCCCTGCCTGAGCGCATGCGCCTGATCGTCGAGGGCGTCTACTTCGGCGACCGCACCGTCACCGAGATCGCCGACGAGCTCGGCATCACCCACAGCGCCGTCTCGCAGCAGCGCACCGAGGCGGTCCGCCTGCTGCGCGACGCCCTCGAGTCGCACTACGCCGACGACCCCGACGCCGAGTTCACGCCGGTCTCGAAGACCGCGCCGGCCCGACGCAGCGCGTACCTGTCGCGCGTCGCCACCAACGCCGCCGTCGGCATCGCCCGCGCCATGCGCGAGCCCGACGCGGCCGCCGTCAGCACGGCGGTCTGA
- a CDS encoding flagellin N-terminal helical domain-containing protein: MGMQINTNLAANNTYRNLNATQNDLSKSLEKLSSGLRINRAADDAAGLAISEGLRSQVGGLTVAARNAQDGISVVQTAEGGLTEVHSILQRVRDLAVQAGNDSNNEDARTAIQTEVTALSKELTRISGSTNFNGIKLLDGEAATGAAAGTGKLTFQVGAGSDAGNDQIEIDLSKSNVGTIATDVAALKFTTSAEALTSIAAIDTAIKAVSTTRSELGAVQNRFEHSIASTNVAKENLTAAQSRIRDVDMAEEMVKYTRSNVLSQAGTAMLAQANQSTQGVLSLLR, from the coding sequence ATGGGTATGCAGATCAACACCAACCTCGCGGCCAACAACACGTACCGCAACCTGAACGCCACGCAGAACGACCTGTCGAAGAGCCTCGAGAAGCTCTCGTCCGGCCTCCGCATCAACCGTGCCGCTGACGACGCGGCCGGCCTCGCGATCTCCGAGGGCCTGCGTTCGCAGGTCGGCGGACTGACCGTCGCCGCACGCAACGCCCAGGACGGCATCTCGGTCGTCCAGACCGCTGAAGGTGGCCTCACCGAGGTGCACTCGATCCTCCAGCGTGTCCGCGACCTCGCCGTTCAGGCCGGCAACGACTCGAACAACGAAGACGCCCGCACGGCGATCCAGACCGAGGTCACGGCACTGTCGAAGGAGCTCACGCGCATCTCGGGCTCGACCAACTTCAACGGCATCAAGCTGCTCGACGGTGAGGCCGCGACCGGCGCTGCCGCTGGTACCGGCAAGCTGACCTTCCAGGTCGGTGCCGGTAGCGACGCGGGCAACGACCAGATCGAGATCGATCTGTCGAAGTCCAACGTCGGTACCATCGCGACCGATGTCGCCGCCCTGAAGTTCACGACCTCGGCGGAGGCCCTCACCTCGATCGCGGCGATCGACACGGCCATCAAGGCCGTCTCGACCACCCGTTCCGAGCTGGGTGCCGTCCAGAACCGCTTCGAGCACTCCATCGCGTCGACCAACGTCGCGAAGGAGAACCTCACGGCGGCCCAGTCGCGCATCCGCGACGTGGACATGGCCGAAGAGATGGTCAAGTACACCCGCTCGAACGTGCTCAGCCAGGCCGGCACCGCGATGCTGGCCCAGGCGAACCAGAGCACCCAGGGCGTGCTGTCGCTCCTCCGCTAG
- the flgL gene encoding flagellar hook-associated protein FlgL, translated as MITRTTNQMAMLTAQRNLQTSSYRVDQAQQRASTLDKISKPSDDPAGTADALRVKAEQAANVQFSRNVGDGNGWLSLADSALSSTDDVLKKVRDLTVQGANTGALSQPALDAIATEIDGLKADLLAVANTSYNGRSVFAGTSDAGVAFRPDFSYTGTPGSSVTRQIGVETSVRVDADGATAFGTGADSVFSMLDRISNDLRAGVNVGTRLTEVDARLTAVRGVQSDIGARQSQILRAEDTLLDTKTTLEAQRAGIMDLDLGQAVLDLQMQNTSYQAALAVTAKVLQPTLMDFLR; from the coding sequence ATGATCACCCGCACCACGAACCAGATGGCGATGCTCACCGCGCAGCGCAACCTGCAGACCAGCTCGTACCGGGTCGACCAGGCCCAGCAGCGCGCGTCGACCCTCGACAAGATCTCGAAGCCGTCGGACGATCCGGCCGGCACGGCGGACGCACTGCGGGTCAAGGCCGAGCAGGCGGCGAACGTGCAGTTCTCCCGCAACGTCGGCGACGGCAACGGGTGGCTCTCGCTGGCCGACTCGGCGCTGTCGTCCACCGACGACGTGCTCAAGAAGGTGCGCGACCTCACGGTGCAGGGCGCCAACACCGGCGCGCTGTCACAACCCGCGCTCGACGCCATCGCGACCGAGATCGACGGCCTCAAGGCCGACCTGCTCGCCGTGGCGAACACCTCGTACAACGGTCGCAGCGTCTTCGCCGGCACGTCGGACGCGGGCGTCGCCTTCCGCCCCGACTTCAGCTACACCGGCACCCCGGGCTCGTCGGTCACCCGCCAGATCGGCGTCGAGACCAGCGTGCGCGTCGACGCCGACGGGGCCACCGCTTTCGGCACCGGTGCCGACTCGGTCTTCAGCATGCTGGACCGCATCAGCAACGACCTGCGGGCCGGCGTCAACGTCGGGACGCGGCTCACCGAGGTCGACGCCCGGTTGACGGCCGTCCGCGGCGTACAGTCCGACATCGGGGCACGACAGTCCCAGATCCTGAGAGCCGAGGACACCCTCTTGGACACGAAGACCACGCTCGAGGCGCAGCGCGCCGGCATCATGGACCTCGATCTCGGCCAGGCCGTGCTCGACCTGCAGATGCAGAACACCTCCTACCAGGCGGCCCTCGCGGTCACCGCCAAGGTGCTCCAGCCCACGCTGATGGACTTCCTCCGATGA
- a CDS encoding flagellar protein FlgN — MGANELSALLWRERELLELLTFKLEEEQLLLTAGRSRWIDHATREVEQVLGRLRSAGLERSVEVSAVAREWGTDEEAPLREIIAAAPAGPWGEIFTAHLRAMTELTGRIAQLRDENERFLRAAARATQETLATASTGPATATYDATGQTGHANSASASGGHLFDGRL, encoded by the coding sequence ATGGGCGCTAACGAACTCTCCGCGCTGCTCTGGCGAGAGCGCGAGCTGCTCGAGCTGCTGACCTTCAAGCTCGAAGAGGAGCAGTTGCTGCTCACCGCGGGCCGCAGCCGCTGGATCGACCACGCCACGCGTGAGGTCGAGCAGGTGCTCGGTCGCCTGCGGTCGGCGGGGCTCGAGCGCAGTGTCGAGGTGTCGGCCGTCGCCCGCGAGTGGGGCACCGACGAGGAGGCCCCGCTGCGCGAGATCATCGCCGCGGCCCCGGCCGGCCCGTGGGGCGAGATCTTCACCGCCCACCTGCGCGCCATGACCGAGCTGACCGGACGCATCGCCCAGCTGCGCGACGAGAACGAACGCTTCCTCCGGGCCGCCGCCCGCGCCACGCAGGAGACGTTGGCCACCGCGTCGACCGGCCCCGCGACCGCGACGTACGACGCGACCGGCCAGACCGGTCACGCGAACTCGGCCAGCGCCTCCGGCGGTCACCTGTTCGACGGGCGGCTCTGA